TCATGAAAAACAATAggtaaaaaaatagtattttaagaatatttttagaaaacccGTCAAACAACTGCAAatacagctgatttttttttaagtgtctctGCTTCTGTactattttgtttgtttgtttttaagtgaaTCACTTATAAAAAAGCAAGGGAGTACCAGTTCTAAGATTTATTCTTGTCCATTACATTGAGGACCTCATCCAAAAGTGAAGGTCCCAAGTCAAGTTGTAATGAGAGAAGAGAGCCTGCAAGATCTGAAAGGGATTCTTCTGATTTAGTCTTTGTCTTGGTTAGTTCACATGAAAGTCGACTGTCATCAAGTAAATCAACTGTTTGCCAATCAGTGCATCGTTCAGAAAAGCTGGATGAGTGACTGTCTCTACCATTAGTAAAATGCAAAGAACCATTTTGCTCCCATATGTCATCTTTGTATGTTTCTCCATCCTCTATCTGTTTACTTTTCtcctgcattttttcttctattactGGCTCACAGCTAAGCCTAGGATATCTTGATGACCTGATGGATTCTTGCTTTGAATTAAATGTCACTGGTGACAATAAGGGCAACATAAGGGCTTGAGAACCCCCAATGGCAGGAAGGGAAATAGCATTTTTGAGCACTGGTGATGGAGTTTCTGTAAACATGGATTCAGAAGTGCTGTTTGCCCTTAAGAATTCATTGTGGCCACCAGACTGGCTAACTCTGGTTTCTCCTTCATTTCCAGGCAATAGCTCATAGTTGCCCTGCAAAAAGGAGATGTCTCCAAAAACATCATGTTGTCCCTCTTTTCCAATGTGTATGGTGTGACGAAAATCTCCAAGTGGTGGGCTGATCATATCAGGAGACAAGATATCCCTTAATTtgaatttcttccctttcttattGTTAGCAGCTTTCAAGTAGATGGGTGTCTTGGCTGGCATCTTGCTTGTAGTTTCTGAGAGaggaagttattaaaaaaaaaaaaaagggagggaagggagaagccTCTTACAAAGTCAGTTATTCTTGGGAGACCTTCAGCGTTATCAATGTTACATCATCATCTTGAACCACTCTTGCACATGAAGTCCCTTTCTTCAGACACAGAGAACTGTGAGGTATGTGAAGGTGAATGTCTCCCACTGCAGATCTTTCCAAGGCAGAACACAAGTTTCAGGTCAGTTAGCAACCAAATGCCCTGCTACTTCCAGAACTTGAGAAAACCTGCATGGGATACAAAATCAGGttatcattaatttatttttcatggttCATTCAGtcttgtttttacaaaaaaaaaaaaaaaagaaaaaaaaaaaagtaatggtaCTGACAGTTCCAGCCTGCAGATTAGCTTTATGATGTTGCTTCCCTTCATTAGGCAGGATAAAAGAGTTCAGATTAACAAGGGCTAGCTAACCTTTCTCTGACTTCACAGCTTTTTTTGAAGTCAGAGTTCTTTAGACATGATCGCTGAGCACAATTCATTTGATAAATATCACTATCTCAATCTTTCTTCTCCTTATTCTGGCATTCAAAATGCTGGCCTTTGAGAGCACATGCAGAAACACATTAATCACATTCAACAACATTAAGCTTTTGGTAGACCCAGGAAGATTAACAGAGTCATTCAGGAAACCTTTTTGGTAATGGAGTAGACCACCTTGGATGAGAGAACTTTAGATACCCCCATTTAGTGCTGGAACTCTCACAAAATGTCCCCAATAACATTTCTGATAAATGTGCCCATTTAAAAGGGTAGTTTTAGGTACTTGGAAAAAGTGTTAGTCCAGGTGTTTACAATTAGAAACATTCAAATGCAGGTGTTTTAGAAGAGACTGGTTCTTGTGACTATAATCTTCAGACTGCAGGAAATCTTCAGAGCAATTAGTTATAGACTGTAGCTCATGTACGCCATGAGGCCACGGTGACTTCGAGTTGCTCTGTGCAACCAAATGAAACAGTGTTTGCAAACCAAGTCTCCCTATTAAAATGTGGTCTCTAAAAAGGCTGATAAAGCAGTCCACAAGGGCTAACAGGCTACTGGGTCAACAAGTTATGGAAAAACACTCTTCATTAATGCTTTAATGGTGTATTTCTTCCATACATTACCAGTTCCTGACTCTTGAGCAATCTcagaataaatgcatttttctcctcgACATGTTTGTACTTCCCCCTATTCAGTCCATGGAACACCAGAGCATCACAGGTCACTCCTCCTCACCAGAACACAGCCCCAAATCCTTCACACTCTGTCCATCACCATCCTCACTTTGTAAAGAAGCTTGCAGTTTTTGCACAGACAGACTGTTCTATGCAGTAAGTGAAGGGAAGCTGGCTGTAACAAGGGCTACTTTTGCTGTCTTTCATCCATGCCccagcagatatttttcttcatcaaatTAAGCCCAATAAGAATCACCAGTTTTAAAACTTTGTACTGTATGGCTATATACAGCCACTTTGTCAAGAAGTATTTAAGCATTTTCACAAATCCTTTAACCTGAGTAATTAGTTCCTACGGTGGGGTACTTAACTTTGCATCACAAGGGGAGCTGGGAATCTGGCCAGGTCAGTATTTTGGGTTTTTGATCCCCACCAGATATCTACTGCACTTCAGATATCATTGAAAAGCCCTCCCCACAAAAGTACAACAGATATAAAGAGATGAAAGCTGTCACAGAAAATAAGCTCGATTTTATACCTTTAAGctcaattttgaaaatatattttattgcattAGTTAAAAGCACTTCAAAGCTTCCTTCTACACAACAAAATGGTAATTCATTAGGATCTACAGAATACTAGGAGATTCACCTCACAGACCAAACCTCCACCAACTTAACTCCATGTCAGTACTGGAAGATACAAAAGTAAATCCTAAATAAGATCTCTACTTGTGCCACACTCCATGGCAACAGAACCGACTAGTCAAGTCGGTTacctttcagttttaaactgaaaaattcaCTGCACCGTTTCCCCCTCCCTCAATTATCATTCTACCCAAGCAACCCATTTCACTAAACAAAGTGTCCTCAACTCTAAAGAGAAGACTATTCTTGGCAAACAAAGCTGAATGGTGAGGAGTGAACTCGGCTCTATCTCACTTCTCAGGAATAACAGGCAGAATTCCCCCTGATTCGAATTCCTCATTCTTTCAGATCTTTAATCTGGAAGGAATGGCAATGTAGAGTCAACATGGTCCAAAGTCACACCTGTTGGTCActagtttaaaaatgaaagacaaatccTACTTCATTCAAAGCTTTCATGGCTTCCACCAGTGTAGATGTATATCAAAGACCATTATCACCAAACTCCACAAGGAGATTTCAAAGAAACCTGAAGGGCACAACGAAACAGCCGAACATCAAGAAACACTAAAATCAAgtgtaaaataacttttaatgtaaataatctGTTTGACACACAAAAGCAgcactgtattttatttagctCGTAGCTCAGggagaaaaaatgcaaaaacccaaaacagagCAAACTTTTGGGCATCCAGATCTGCTTTAGTTCTTGCACTATGAGAGAGCCCCAGTAAGGGGCAGTGTAAAACCACACTACCTCAGCAGATGCTGCAAAACGACTACAGTGCCAGGAATTATAATCCCTCTCTATACAGCAGTCCCTGTATTTGTGAAGGCCTTGCCTTCCATCTGGCCAGTGCAAGAGGCTTTACATTTGAGAACTGTCACAATTGTGTGCTTACTGCAAGCATCGTTTGCTCTGCTGTAAACAAAGGCTACCACTACTGTAGATTTCACTAGCTGCTCTATTGAAAAATCTGCAAATTACACCTTGTAAATAAAAGATAAGGGTTCCCTCCTCAATGGATAGGCTTTCCACATACAGCATAACATAGGCTTCAGAGCAACTCTACTTTGTTTCTGCATACCTATCCTCTTCGTCAACTACTGCCCAAAGGAGTACCGATTTTAATCTACTTTGAACACCTGAAATATATCATAAATCTGGAAATATTCACTTAGCCCAAAATACTGTTGTTACTCATTTCATTTAcaattaaataaggaaaaacctgcataaaatgtgttttttttaaaaaagcagttcttttaataagaaaaaaaaattaaaatccaacTTTGGCAAATGAAGAACGGCTTAACATGACTAAGCCTCCAGCTCAACTCCTGCAAAACTAAAAAATCAGTCCACGAAATTTTCACAAGAACCTTACACACTCCATGCATTTAGCAAGATTTAATGAAACCACCAGTACACACAGGCTAAGAGAGGGGGCAGAAAACATTCCAGTCTCAATACCACGCCACACAGTAAGGTCCACCTTGTCTTAAAATGACACCTTTTTCTGATCTTTCTGCCAAAAGAGTCTCTGTTTTGACTAATTTCAGCTCAGTAACTAAGTGAATGTGAACTAAGCCAAACTGGAAAGCTGAATCAGAAATTATCAGAAAACCAAATGCATAACAAGAAGTCCACAGTCCCAGACTGCCAGCTTACAGTGGAAGACCttaatttaagagaaaaacaacatgaaaggatttttctttcagttgaaGAGATATCCCTCTCCTAACAAGATCCAAGCATGAGCCAAGCCAGAGAAACTTCAGCccactgaaaattaaagttttagTTTGGTTGTAACACTTGATCATTTTCATTCCTATCACTTTACACTCTCATATAAGTGTTTTGCTTGGTAACAAAGACTAATATCTTCAGAGGCACTTCTCAATCTGCCTTGTGAACCTTCTGTCCACTCAGCAATCATCACCTTCCACACAGCTCAGTTTTCCATGGATGCCTCAGTTTATTCCACAGACTGTTCTAAAAGGACAGACTTATCAGCAAATACCTTAACAGCTAAGCTTACAAAGCCAGAGACAAATAAGGGTCAAGGtgcaaaattttatttgtgCACAAATCCCAAGAGACCTCGATCCTTTAGCAGTGTCCTAAGCAAAGAAATGATATAAAGAAAATCCTATTTCCACGGAGCAGGACCAGAAGTTAGACTGTGCTCTGGGAAGCCTATGGGCTTTCTACAAGACAATCCCTTGCAAGGGCTCTGCCTTACACATCTTTGGCTAGAAGCATGTGAACTTTAGAGAAATCCATTTCCAAAGcatcatttaaaataacattgaaTTATTTTGTGGAGCAAGCCACTAGGAGAAAACAGAGTCTGTACGTTATTTCAATATCCAAATGCGAATACAGTAACACATCAAAAGACATGCAAACTGCGCAATAAGCTGCTGCAACTTTTCTACTCAACGAAATATCCACGGGCATAGAAGAATTAGGCTTTACGGTTTCATTTTAGCTTTTAGCTACAAGTAGCCTTCAGCAGCACAAACTGTTGAGAACATCCTTGTCAATGCTAATACTTTCACTATGCCTGAAACAAGATCAGTACAAACTACATTTTTATTGGGTTTGTAACAGGGACTTGAACTCGTGTAGTCACAATTCCTGAATGCAGGTAAAACTCCCAGTATAACCAAGTCTTCAGGTACAAAAAGAGCAGTAGCTGATGCACGATAGGCCTTACCTCTCATCTTCCTGTGGACTTAGGTGTCCATATCAACTGGCAGCCTCTGGAGCTGAGAGGCCACAAATCTGTCCACTTCTAGACCAGGCCACCAGTAAGCTTATCCAGCCACCACCTTCTGAGTAGCTTTAACCAAATCAGGTGGTAACACTTCTCCCTCCAGATTGTTCACCTAAATTTACCTTGTTTATAAGAAGCCCAGCCTTTGAATTCATCTGTATTAAAGTCAACTTCCCTGATCAGATTAGAAGTCCTCGCCCCGCCCCTTTGTTTCTCCCTCCATCAAAGAATTTGCACCTTTCTGATTAAAGCTACAGATTTAattacttcaaaaaaacaaTCAGGCTAATCACACTTCAGTTCAACTAATTTTCTTAAACTGCACTCAACCTACTTTCCTAGATCAAATCTAACCTATTTCATCCCATTGTCACATGCactttttagaaaatgaaggaaaacaaatcccAATCCTTCCCACAGCTACAGAAACATTGGTCAAGAGGGGACCCTATGATGCAGTTCATTCATTTCTCCATCCTCCTGCAAAGATACAGATGCCTTCTGCTAGTCCTGGAAGATGTTTCTTCACCCTCCTCTTAAAATTCCCTATGGGTACAGACAGCACACATTAATTTACTTCACATAGGCTAGTCATCAGAGAAGATGCACCTAAAGTCTCCCCTGGTCCAGCCTGGGCCCTGATGAATACAGTTCAttattctgggctgcatcaaaagaagcatgaccagcaggttgagggaggtgattctgcctctctactctgctctcgtgagaccctacctggagtactgcacctagctctgggggcccccaacataagggGGAGAGTgttggagctgttggagagagtccagaggagggccacgaagatgatcagaggggtggagcacctctcctatgaagacaggctgagagagttgggcttgtacagcctgaagaagagaaggctccagggagaccttctagcagccttccagaccttaagggggcctacaggaaagtgacagagggactttttacaagggcacgtagtgataggatgagggggaatggttttaaaatgaaagagtagATTtcgattagatattaggaagaaactgtgagagtggtgagacactggaacaggttgcccagagaagctgtggatgcccctccctggcagtgttcaaggccaggttggatggggctttgagcaacctggtctagtggaaaggtgtccctgcctgtggcaggggggttggaactagatgatctttaaggttccttccaacccaaaccattctatgattttatgcaTTCTACATCtcctctcagccttttcttcttcagattaAACAACACAAATATTTCAACCTTTCAACGCAGGTCATGTTTTCTGGAGCTCAGATAGCttcccctcaacctccttttctggtcTTCTTCCCCTCAGCTCAAACCTTTCTTTAAATATGcccaaaagcaaacacaatATTCAAGCTGAGATATCAATTTCTGTCTTAATAGAGcacctgcatttttctttcagcatcaCAATATTGTTGACTTATGTTTAGTTTGTGGTTCACTAAAAACCTGACTCCTTTAGTGAAGAACTGTTGTCTAGCCAGTTATTCTACATCTTTTTCTTGACTATGCCCCTGTAGCAAAGCCTCCATACTCACTGCGTTGCATTCTATTCATTTCAAACACTTCAAATGGTTAGGATCACTTTGAATTTTAACCTTGGCCTCTATAGCACACAGGTGTAGCATCATCTGCAGATGTAATAAGCATACATTCAAATCATTCATGCAAATATTGTGTAGTAACAGATGGAAGACAGCCTTGCAGAGTTCCACCCAATACCAGACTGCATACAGTGTCTTTCTCTCCAGGGATCTTCCATTTTTCCAGCAccctcctctttttcccctgctaAAACGTAGGTTCAcgaattaagaaaaatcaagttCCTGAGTGATTTTTAATTGTTGACTGCTTTAAATCTTGCCATCTTTGCCTGCATAGTATCCTTTCAAATAGATCAAGATGTAGTAAATCTTATTAACCAGGGAACACTTTCAACTTTAAACTGTTAAAGTACTTGTGCATTATATTGAAATGAACAAGTTCTCACATATTTAAGAGTTTTCATTTTAgcttgtaagaaaaataaataaagaagagCCAGCctggtctggaaaaaaaaaaaaaaaaaaaaattattttcacagttcACGTATCCTTCAAACAGTTGTACCAGCACAGCAGGAAGGAGCTGCTGAAGTTATCTAATTTGGGGCTGCTGTCTAATTTGAGCAACTGGCCCCAGTCTTCAgttattattttgttctgtatcAGTCTGTGATATTACAAAGGCCTTTTATCAACCAGTAACATTCATCCCTGTTAAGGTACTTGAATACTAACCAAGCTGTTTCTCAGTCATCCTTTTTGATCGAAGTGAACAGGGGGAATTCCTCATGTGGTGATGGCGGGGGAGTAATTTTAAGCCTTCAAAtacctctctctcccctctgaaCCCTCTCCAATTTTCCAACATCCTTTTCAGAGCAGATCAGAATTAGTGACAACATTTCAATATCGCTCTCCCTAACAGCACacacaaagataaaaatcatttctttcttcccatcATGGCTGCCTTGTTCATAAACAAGAtcatatttctgcttttatcctCACCATCTTACAACAGGaattttcctgtatttacaGGGTAGCATTATATTACAAACCATTTAAGAGTTCTTGTGCTGGTATAACAGAAACGGGTTCTCCAAGCAGAATAAACTATACTGGCAAAAGTAGAAATTTGTTATCACTGTCAATTCTTGGTTCAGAGTGGGCATCCCCATTCTGTTTTTCAAGATGAAGATAGATACACATATATTCATTTAATCAACAAATTTTGCCAGCACAACCAATAGTGGTGCTCATATTACACTGTTTGCCCAGTAAGACTCTATTccttatgaataaaaaaaaaaaggctttccaAGCTATTGTTCTCCAGCAAAACAGCTGGATTTCTATTCTTTAAGATAAAAAGCAAGGCCATACCtcagaaagataaaatattttatgtaaatgtGCTCAAGCTGCCAATTGATAAATCAGTTGagatttctccatctttctcatCAATATACTTCCTCACCAATCGCCATCACCTGCAAATTTGTACCACAACAATTTTACACTTATTTGCAGGCTGCTCATAAAAATACTACACAGCCCAATGCTGCCCTGCATTATTTCAATAGAAATACACCCCTTTTTGATGGTGACTTTTCTGACATTTACTCTgagattttaaatgtttttagtaTGTGCTTTGTTGACACTGCAGAggattaatgttttaaaaatttggcTGTGACGCAATATTAAGTCAAATGCCTTCTAGAGACTTTTTTTGCAGTTGTGCTTTTGACCACTCATTGGAATGTCTTAAAtaagtcaattttttttcattacgcaatttttttttccactttccaaCAGGTTTCAGTCACGGCtttctttcagctttgaaaaGTTAGCATATTTTCTAcaataataaaaacttttttccttttcttctcttctccagacagCCATTTAATGAGCTCCCTGTATTCTGTTGTTTGGCTCCATGGACTGAAACAGGTCCGTCTTTATTACCTTCTTCTTATCTTTGTTGGCTGGTACATTCACACATACAGATTTAATACTATATAGTTCAGTTTTATCACTGGCTTTCAAAAATTGGGTGAGTGGAAGACCATGCAGATTTAGGCATAGGTACATGTCAGTACAAAGTCTAGGACCTTAACTCATGCAGCCAGTGAAGGCGAGGTTATGCTACATCAGACAGACTGTGCACTGAAGCACAGTCACACGTTTCCTCCTACAAAGCCAGCAGACCAGGTGAGCAAACAGCTGGGGACTATAAACTTGTAAGCCACAAGATGGAGAGGCTTAAAAACTGTCCATCAATTCTCGTAGGCCAAACGAAAACAATTGTGAAAtggggcaaaaaaaccccaaacctatAACTTGAGCCCATGTGACACCTAAAAGACTGGGTAACCGCTCTGCTTGAAATCTCATCTgctgagggagaagaaaggaacagTTTTTAGCCAGAGCAACTCCCTGATGCAGCTCAAGGCATGTTCACATAAGTGCTGGTATTGCCATATGGAAGAACTTGGGAAGATGTGGACTGAGGCAGGCAGTATTGCCCCTTTTGATGTCAGCCAGCACTCATATCAGTTTAAGTGGATTATGAATCCACACCCTTTGTAATTCTGAGCAGGTTAGCATAGATGGCTTTCTCTTTTGACACCGAGGGTGTAGTTCCCCAACTCAGCTCTGCTCTCAAAGCCGGTTTAAGAAGTTCCCACCCTGGATTCCTCAGTCCTCGCTGCAAGTTCCCAGTTCTGCACGGCAGTTCCTTGTACCCTCCGTGGGCAGGCAGACCTACAAGCCACACTGCAAACTGGTCACAGCAGCAATTCTCCCTACTGACTCAGTTTACAGTAAAGGCTTACCAACAGCTGCAGTGAGACTGATGGCAATGCTTCAAGGAAGTTCAAGCCCAATACAACTGCTGCTGTCAGAAAGGcattctccccttccccctaCTGTGTGCACACACTTGAGCCCTTATAAGCCAGTTCAGCACACTGAACTAGGTGAAAACTAGCTAGGAAAGGGGTGAGAGATCACAAGGCTAGGAGTGAGACTGCTACTTTCAGCTGTGACAAGTCACTTGAATAGCTCAGTTACCTCATGAAACATCACTCTTAGACAGGCAGGAGTTCTGGCAGAAGGGAAGGGCCATTCTTAACCAACTCTCCTGCAAGAAATAATGTCCATGGAATTACATCCAGGTTTTATTAACTTCTGATGCAAAAATGGTTTGTTAGCTCCACTAGCTTCTGTCTTAGGGTTTCCAAAGTAGCTGTCATGTTGAAATGAAGTTTTTCCAGCTATAGTTaagagtggtttttttttttttttttttttaaaaaaaagatccctAGTTTAACATTTCCATAACTGGTAGCTCCTGACAATAGGCAATCTAAAATGAAAGCATACCacccaaaaaaatcccccatCCTGAACTTCCCACCTCCAATTCTCAAATACCCTTCATCTCCAAGTCAAATATTCTTTATCATCTCCTTGAAACACACAAGTGACATAAGTATATTTTAATCACCAGTTCTCCTATTATTCAATTCTCAAAAAGTTTcacctgaaataaatatttaccatCTTGAAGTGGCTGATAAACTaggtttaaaacaaacttgAAGGCCAGAGAGCCCTCTATATGCAAAGGCTAACAATGAGGTAGAGGTACAAAgctaatgaaaaatacaaatttgcACAGGACTGTTTTATTACATAGAAAAAGGACGAATCCTCTGCTCCGTTGCAGTTCTGCCTCCTTCAGAAAGTTGAATGGTCATCAAGATGAGATCAAAGAGTATGGGGCTGGGGTAGATGGAAGAAAGTAAATTCTTCAATGGATTACAAAAATCttcactgaatttcttttttgggCCAACTCATGCCCTCTTTAATGAATGGGGATGAAATCATGGAGTAAACAAAATTTTAGAAGTCCTATTATCTATATGCAATTCAAAGTAGATTGTTAATACAACTAAAGTAACTGGTTTATCACCCTTAtatgaaacaaaaggaaaaaaaacagaaattacatcTTCACTGTGAGTTTCAACTATACTCCTAACAAAGAAAATCCACTCTTTGAAGGCACCATTTGAGCAGAGGTAAGAATCTGGAGGAATAAGTGACAACTGAAAAACACGTCATATTCTGTCTCTGCTCTGTAGCATGTCAATGACACCTGTGACATGCCCCAGCTGATAGGGATGCATCACGCTGGACAGTAGCACAGGAGTCTCCACTTCCTCCTGAAATCTCTTTGCAACATATGCTCCATCCTATTAACTTGAGTTGCTTGTACTAAATTGctcagacttcttttttctgGAATATATCAAGTAGTATCAGAGTGCATTCACTCTGTGCCAACAGTCATTCACATACTGCTCTTAAAACCAGGCAGAGTTAATCagtttaatttgaaagaaattaatatacTCAGCACTTACACAGAGGTTTACTGTCTGAATATTCAGAGTGGCAGTGGCAATTCAGTGCTAAAGCTAGTTTACTGATTagcagctgatttttctttcaaactctAAACCCCATGTATTTAATTAAACTATCTGAAATACTGCTGTCTCAAATCCCACTAAAGCTACCTTCTCAACACTCAGGGGTCTACCTCAGCCAGTACTCAGCACCTATCTTCCCATTACTGCAGCCATATTTCAAAAGAGAAGTACAGCTCAAAGACACAGCTTAAGCCAAACGATGAGATGACAGCATCTGTATATAGAGAACACTGGACCTCGAGCTTGCATGTGCAGGCAACATGACAGAATAATTAAATGGGTCAGGGACACATGCTGTATCCAATGAACCCAAGCAGACCTAATGTACTGCAAGTTAAGTCCTGCCCTTTGCAGCTTTctggaaaagcattttgcagaCGCTCATGTTCTCTCTGCACTCTGCAGGGGATCCTGCTCAGAACTTTGACTTGAGACTGCAAGAGAACATAAATCCCTCTGTTTAAAGGTCAATAATTCAAAGTGCTccaaaatgaacattttgttttcagaagtagTGTCAAGGGAATGAGCATTGGCggcaaaaagaaaacttctagTAGGCAGTCACATTAGGGTAATGTAATTGTGACTCATGCTCCTCACCCATTTCCTGACTAGGGCTGTGCATGATCAAAAGAAAACCAGCCACAGTAATGCTGCCGCTTGTCAATGTTAGCTAGCCTGAAAGGATTACAGGCTACCAGAAAACAAACTCATTGCAGAGTATCCTATTTAAAGCCTGGCATAAATTGACACTGACAAACACGGTGGCGTAATACCATACTCAACCAAAACAACAACTTGCCTTTGTTGCAAGAAACAAGTTACAACTTTTTATGATGAGTTCTCCTATCAGGACAAACTCTCTCACACACCTTAAAACACTGTAAATCCTTAGGGTGTGTAGGGAGAGGGTGCGGAATATCCAATTGCTAGTTAGTCTCTAAGAAAGTACAAGATACATGGCCCTTTTGAAGAGCATCACAGCAAACTCAGACTGCTATAAAACAACTACCACCTCCCCAGAAAGGTTGTAAAAGAACACACACACTCAAGCCAAAGCACAAGCTGGGCCTACGTGGCTGTCACCTTATAAGAAAGGCACTTCAAGAGGCAATTTCTGTCTCAGTGTTCAATCCTGTTGGGCAGTCTAAGTGAAGCGTGTGCTTAATGATGCAAATTGGTGTTCATTTGTATAAAGAGTTCTTCagtagaaaacaaatttcagatCCTTGTTGGGACCT
This region of Nyctibius grandis isolate bNycGra1 chromosome 1, bNycGra1.pri, whole genome shotgun sequence genomic DNA includes:
- the CDC42EP3 gene encoding cdc42 effector protein 3; this encodes MPAKTPIYLKAANNKKGKKFKLRDILSPDMISPPLGDFRHTIHIGKEGQHDVFGDISFLQGNYELLPGNEGETRVSQSGGHNEFLRANSTSESMFTETPSPVLKNAISLPAIGGSQALMLPLLSPVTFNSKQESIRSSRYPRLSCEPVIEEKMQEKSKQIEDGETYKDDIWEQNGSLHFTNGRDSHSSSFSERCTDWQTVDLLDDSRLSCELTKTKTKSEESLSDLAGSLLSLQLDLGPSLLDEVLNVMDKNKS